In Streptomyces durocortorensis, a genomic segment contains:
- the mrdA gene encoding penicillin-binding protein 2, translating into MSNIPETGRTQRVQIRLIVIQVLVFSLLLTLGGRLWYLQIRNGDEYTAEAAGNGVQQVVQPAVRGSILDARGVPLADNETRLVVSASRTELLKMKDDGVEVLTRLADVLNMKPKDVQDKIRLCDSKTPQPCWNGSPYQPIPVTDEATTQQALQIRERAEDFPGITAEPTAVRRYTAPGKARTAQVLGYLSPVTDEEIQEAQDGPSPYLRSDQVGRSGLERTYDKELRGKAGVTRYEVDNLGRVLGEAENDPAVSGSSLVTSLDARVQAVAEYELAAAMKKMRGETDKITGRKYEADSGAVVVMESKTGRIVSMASQPDYDPNAWVGGISGKEYAKLTSEKSNYPLLNRGIQGQAPAGSIFKVVSASAAVRAGHDFNDRYNCSSSYSLGSQTFANFESKGHGPITLGDALKYSCNTVFYRLGHEEWVRDGGIKPKKDAKDWFYRTARDFGLGSETGIDLPNEVKGRIPDREWKQDFWKANKDAWCKQGKKGGTYVQQIAYENCLEGNQLKAYDSINYAIGQGDVLVTPIQMATAYAAISNGGTLHAPTVGKAVISPDGKNVQEIKPKVTGKLPVNAQTIKDLDKGLRSVVEPGGTAAWRFGGWPQDKIPMRAKTGTAQVYGKQTTSWFATYTDDYTIVMTISQAGTGSGASGPAVRKIYDALYGLDAEGNQDLKRALLPKPQKALPKIEPDGSIHAPKVEPYDPTPVEPEGQPVEPEEQLPVQPTGQPGLTGSPATTGRQP; encoded by the coding sequence GTGAGCAACATCCCCGAGACCGGGCGGACCCAGCGGGTCCAGATCCGGCTCATCGTCATCCAGGTCCTCGTCTTCTCCCTGCTGCTCACCCTCGGCGGCCGCCTCTGGTACCTCCAGATCCGCAACGGCGACGAGTACACCGCCGAAGCCGCGGGCAACGGGGTGCAGCAGGTCGTCCAGCCCGCCGTACGCGGCTCGATCCTCGACGCCCGGGGCGTACCGCTCGCCGACAACGAGACCCGGCTCGTCGTCTCCGCCAGCCGTACCGAGCTGCTGAAGATGAAGGACGACGGCGTCGAGGTCCTCACCCGGCTCGCCGACGTCCTGAACATGAAGCCGAAGGACGTCCAGGACAAGATCCGCCTCTGCGACTCCAAGACCCCCCAGCCCTGCTGGAACGGCTCGCCCTACCAGCCGATCCCGGTCACCGACGAGGCCACCACCCAGCAGGCACTCCAGATCCGCGAGCGGGCCGAGGACTTCCCCGGCATCACCGCCGAACCCACCGCCGTACGCCGCTACACCGCACCCGGCAAGGCGAGGACCGCGCAGGTCCTCGGCTATCTGTCGCCCGTCACCGACGAGGAGATCCAGGAGGCGCAGGACGGCCCGTCGCCCTACCTCCGCTCCGACCAGGTCGGCCGCTCCGGCCTGGAGCGCACGTACGACAAGGAACTGCGCGGCAAGGCGGGCGTCACCCGCTACGAGGTCGACAACCTCGGCCGCGTCCTGGGCGAGGCGGAGAACGACCCGGCGGTGTCCGGCTCCAGCCTCGTCACGAGCCTCGACGCCCGCGTTCAGGCGGTGGCCGAGTACGAGCTCGCCGCCGCCATGAAGAAGATGCGCGGCGAGACCGACAAGATCACCGGACGGAAGTACGAGGCCGACTCCGGCGCCGTCGTCGTCATGGAGTCGAAGACCGGCCGCATCGTGTCGATGGCCTCCCAGCCCGACTACGACCCCAACGCCTGGGTCGGCGGCATCTCCGGCAAGGAGTACGCCAAGCTCACCAGCGAGAAGTCCAACTACCCGCTGCTCAACCGGGGCATCCAGGGCCAGGCGCCCGCCGGATCGATCTTCAAGGTGGTGTCGGCCAGCGCCGCCGTGCGGGCCGGGCACGACTTCAACGACCGCTACAACTGCAGCAGCTCCTACAGCCTCGGCAGCCAGACCTTCGCCAACTTCGAGTCCAAGGGGCACGGCCCCATCACCCTCGGCGACGCGCTCAAGTACTCCTGCAACACCGTCTTCTACCGCCTCGGCCACGAGGAGTGGGTGCGGGACGGCGGCATAAAGCCGAAGAAGGACGCCAAGGACTGGTTCTACCGCACCGCCCGTGACTTCGGGCTCGGCTCCGAGACCGGCATCGACCTGCCCAACGAGGTCAAGGGGCGCATCCCCGACCGCGAGTGGAAGCAGGACTTCTGGAAGGCGAACAAGGACGCCTGGTGCAAGCAGGGCAAGAAGGGCGGCACCTACGTCCAGCAGATCGCCTACGAGAACTGCCTCGAAGGCAACCAGCTCAAGGCCTACGACAGCATCAACTACGCGATCGGGCAGGGGGACGTCCTCGTCACCCCCATCCAGATGGCCACCGCCTACGCCGCCATCAGCAACGGCGGCACCCTCCACGCCCCCACCGTCGGCAAAGCCGTGATCAGCCCCGACGGCAAGAACGTCCAGGAGATCAAGCCCAAGGTCACCGGGAAGCTGCCGGTCAACGCCCAGACCATCAAGGACCTCGACAAGGGCCTGCGCTCGGTGGTCGAGCCCGGCGGCACCGCCGCCTGGCGGTTCGGCGGCTGGCCGCAGGACAAGATCCCGATGCGGGCCAAGACGGGCACCGCCCAGGTGTACGGCAAGCAGACCACCTCGTGGTTCGCGACCTACACCGACGACTACACGATCGTCATGACGATCTCCCAGGCCGGCACCGGCTCCGGTGCCTCCGGGCCCGCCGTCCGCAAGATCTACGACGCGCTCTACGGCCTCGACGCCGAGGGCAACCAGGACCTGAAGAGGGCCCTGCTGCCGAAGCCCCAGAAAGCGCTGCCCAAGATCGAGCCGGACGGCTCGATCCACGCCCCGAAGGTCGAGCCCTACGACCCCACTCCGGTCGAGCCGGAAGGACAGCCGGTGGAGCCGGAAGAACAACTGCCCGTGCAGCCCACGGGCCAGCCGGGACTCACCGGATCACCGGCGACCACGGGGAGGCAGCCCTGA
- the mreD gene encoding rod shape-determining protein MreD: MRLNRTLLSTALVVVALVLQVSVLARLQLPGAVPDLLLLTVLGLAFVYGHVSGALIGFGAGLLADLAPPADHAAGRYALVLCVIGYLAGLARPENGQLKSAFAPMAVVVAAAIGSTLLYAGVGALVGDTSARHVGLGSLLFTAAVYDLLLAPFTVPLIMALARRTENDPVSEASGGSNDVAAGWLSSGTGLRIGNQRGGLRVKAARNRASRAGRIKGVKRL, translated from the coding sequence ATGCGCCTCAACCGGACTCTGCTCTCCACCGCCCTGGTCGTCGTCGCCCTGGTCCTCCAGGTCTCCGTCCTCGCCCGCCTCCAGCTCCCGGGCGCCGTCCCCGACCTGCTGCTCCTCACCGTCCTCGGACTCGCCTTCGTGTACGGGCACGTCAGCGGCGCGCTCATCGGCTTCGGCGCGGGCCTCCTCGCCGACCTGGCCCCGCCCGCCGACCACGCCGCCGGGCGCTATGCCCTGGTGCTCTGCGTCATCGGCTACCTCGCGGGCCTGGCCCGGCCGGAGAACGGGCAGCTCAAGTCGGCCTTCGCCCCGATGGCGGTGGTCGTCGCAGCCGCGATCGGCTCGACCCTGCTCTACGCGGGCGTCGGCGCGCTCGTCGGCGACACGTCCGCCCGCCATGTGGGCCTGGGCAGCCTGCTGTTCACCGCCGCCGTCTACGATCTGCTGCTGGCGCCCTTCACCGTGCCGCTGATCATGGCGCTGGCCAGACGTACGGAGAACGACCCGGTCTCCGAGGCCTCCGGTGGCAGCAACGACGTCGCCGCGGGCTGGCTCTCCTCCGGCACCGGGCTGCGGATCGGCAACCAGCGCGGCGGGCTGCGCGTCAAGGCCGCCCGCAACCGGGCCTCCCGCGCGGGCCGCATCAAGGGGGTCAAGCGACTGTGA